The proteins below are encoded in one region of Colletotrichum lupini chromosome 5, complete sequence:
- a CDS encoding GAF domain-containing protein: MGVGTLVRKADLLHSEPAGGTSIPPSSPSKTFRAGAGMERKLDSPRCGGVAHREGNDVIGPEDFNTQFPVHADASNFANGVTKEEAYEQVLIQAEGLLDGQRNWYHHTRLESQANFLIGCVSLNIRPLARPFSHPRPHFRDVIQSVRKNQKRLTSHSYIDSNLANTASLLWHAYHSLPAPSNAVNWAGFYVLDPSTSTSPSSAKRSLILGPFMGKVACQQIPFGRGVCGAAAATRQTQLVADVDAFPGHIACDGDSRSEVVVPIVVEDKLVAIIDVDCAERDGFDEVDRGEEGGEDEDKDEDEEEDEDEDGEIG, encoded by the exons ATGGGAGTCGGCACGCTCG TGCGAAAGGCAGACCTTCTCCACTCGGAGCCGGCCGGTGGCACCTCGATTCCTCCGTCTTCTCCATCAAAGACCTTTAGGGCCGGGGCGGGAAT GGAGAGGAAATTGGACTCACCGAGGTGTGGAGGTGTAGCTCACCGAGAAGGAAATGACGTGATTGGACCAGAGGATTTCAACACACAATTTCCC GTCCACGCCGACGCCTCAAACTTCGCCAATGGCGTGACGAAGGAGGAGGCCTATGAGCAGGTCCTCATCCAAGCCGAAGGCCTCCTCGACGGCCAAAGAAACTgg TACCATCATACTCGACTAGAATCTCAGGCTAACTTTCTCATAGGTTGCGTAAGTCTAAACATTCGACCCCTAGCAAGGCCGTTCTCCCATCCTCGTCCTCATTTCCGGGACGTGATACAAAGCGTGAGGAAAAACCAAAAGAGACTAACCTCACATTCCTACATCGACAGCAACCTCGCAAACACGGCCTCCCTCCTCTGGCACGCATACCACTCCCTCCCCGCCCCCTCAAACGCAGTAAACTGGGCAGGTTTCTACGTCCTCGACCCTTCCACCTCGACCTCGCCCTCCTCCGCCAAACGATCCCTCATCCTGGGCCCCTTCATGGGCAAAGTCGCCTGCCAACAGATCCCCTTTGGCCGCGGCGTCtgcggcgccgccgccgccacgcGCCAGACCCAGCTCGTGGCCGACGTCGACGCCTTTCCGGGGCACATTGCGTGTGATGGGGATAGCAGGAGCGAGGTCGTCGTGCCGATCGTCGTCGAGGACAAGTTGGTGGCGATTATTGACGTGGACTGTGCGGAGAGAGATGGGTTCGATGAGGTTGATCGG GGTGAAGAGGGAGGTGAAGATGAGGATAAGGATGAggatgaagaagaagatgagGATGAAGACGGGGAGATTGGATGA